In a single window of the Raphanus sativus cultivar WK10039 chromosome 9, ASM80110v3, whole genome shotgun sequence genome:
- the LOC130499747 gene encoding transcription factor EGL1-like: protein MATVENRMMPENLKKHLAVSVRNIQWSYGIFWSVSASQPGLLEWGDGYYNGDIKTRKTVQASEVKADQLGLERSEQLRELYESLSLAESSTSCGSQVNRRASASSLSPEDLTDTEWYYLVCMSFVFNIGEGVPGGVLANGQPIWLCNAHTADSKVFTRSLLAKSASLLTVVCFPFLGGVLEIGTTEHVAENLNVIQCVKTLFLEAPHGTLSTRSDYQEIFDPLSHDKYIPVFGTEAFPTTSTSVYEQEPDDHDSFINGGGASQVQSWQFVGEELSNCVHQPLNSSDCVSQTFVGTTGRITCGPRKSRNQRLGQIKEQSNRVNMDDDVHYQGVISMIFKTTHQLVLGPQFQNFDKLSSFTRWRRSSSSEKTLGEKSQNMLKKIISEVPRMHQKKVLLPDTPEDSGFKVGDETANHALSERKRREKLNDRFITLRSMIPSISKIDKVSILDDTIEYLQELQRRVQELESCRESTGKEMRMAIKRKKMEDEDERVSANCLKSKRKESESDVNVEEDEPADTGYAGLTDNLRIGSFGNEVVIELRCAWREGILLEIMDVISDLNLDSHSVQSSTGDGLLCLTVNCKHKGTKIATTGVIQNALQRVAWIC from the exons ATGGCTACCGTAGAAAACAGAATGATGCCGGAAAATCTAAAGAAGCACCTCGCTGTTTCAGTTCGAAACATTCAATGGAGTTACGGAATCTTTTGGTCTGTCTCTGCTTCTCAACCAGG ACTGTTGGAGTGGGGAGATGGATACTACAATGGAGACATTAAGACTAGGAAGACGGTTCAAGCATCGGAAGTCAAAGCTGACCAGTTGGGTCTTGAGAGAAGTGAGCAGCTTAGAGAGCTTTACGAATCTCTCTCCCTAGCGGAGTCTTCAACCTCCTGTGGTTCTCAGGTCAATAGACGGGCTTCCGCCTCCTCTTTGTCTCCGGAAGATCTCACCGACACTGAGTGGTATTACTTAGTATGCATGTCTTTCGTCTTCAACATTGGTGAAGG AGTTCCCGGAGGAGTGTTGGCGAACGGGCAACCAATATGGCTATGTAACGCTCATACCGCCGATAGTAAAGTCTTCACTCGCTCTCTTCTTGCTAAA AGTGCTTCGCTTTTGACAGTGGTTTGCTTCCCATTTCTTGGAGGAGTTCTTGAGATCGGCACGACCGAACAT gTTGCAGAGAACTTAAACGTGATACAATGCGTGAAGACGTTATTCCTTGAGGCTCCTCATGGAACTTTATCAACGAGATCCGATTATCAAGAAATTTTCGATCCTTTAAGCCACGATAAATACATTCCAGTGTTTGGAACTGAAGCTTTTCCGACAACTTCCACAAGCGTGTATGAGCAAGAACCAGATGATCATGATTCGTTCATCAACGGTGGTGGTGCATCCCAGGTACAAAGCTGGCAGTTTGTGGGTGAAGAACTCAGTAATTGCGTTCACCAACCGCTTAATTCTAGCGATTGCGTTTCCCAGACGTTTGTTGGAACAACCGGGAGAATTACTTGCGGTCCAAGGAAGAGTAGGAATCAACGGTTAGGTCAGATTAAAGAACAGAGTAACCGAGTAAATATGGACGACGATGTTCATTACCAAGGCGTGATCTCGATGATTTTCAAAACAACGCATCAGCTAGTTCTTGGACCGCAGTTTCAGAACTTCGATAAGCTGTCTAGTTTCACGAGGTGGAGGAGGTCATCATCGTCTGAAAAAACGTTGGGAGAGAAGTCTCAAAATATGTTAAAGAAGattatttccgaggttcctcGGATGCACCAAAAGAAGGTGTTGTTACCAGACACACCAGAAGATAGCGGGTTTAAGGTTGGGGATGAAACCGCGAACCACGCCTTGTCCGAGAGGAAACGCCGCGAGAAATTGAATGATCGGTTCATAACGTTGAGATCAATGATTCCTTCAATTAGTAAG ATAGACAAGGTGTCGATTCTTGATGATACGATTGAGTATCTTCAAGAACTTCAAAGACGGGTACAAGAACTGGAATCTTGCAGAGAATCTACCGGTAAAGAAATGCGAATGGCtataaaaaggaagaaaatggAGGATGAAGATGAAAGAGTATCGGCGAATTGTTTGAAAAGCAAGAGGAAGGAGAGTGAGAGTGATGTGAatgttgaagaagatgaaccGGCTGATACCGGTTATGCTGGTCTAACAGATAATTTAAGGATCGGTTCGTTTGGCAATGAGGTGGTTATTGAGCTTAGGTGTGCTTGGAGAGAAGGGATATTGCTTGAGATAATGGATGTCATTAGTGATCTCAATTTGGACTCTCACTCGGTACAGTCTTCAACCGGGGATGGGTTATTGTGTTTAACTGTCAATTGCAAG CATAAAGGGACAAAAATAGCCACAACAGGAGTGATTCAAAATGCACTTCAAAGAGTTGCATGGATATGTTAA
- the LOC108825191 gene encoding uncharacterized protein LOC108825191, translated as MKLKLIEPLKLLSKDEICELGRILNVPVGFLKRHPFPCPGLAVKVLGNLTQGNALESYILRLMRAFAVFLPVRSVEVQGDRRTHSHVVALRAVTSQDRMTADWFNFEHKPRKICNSLLQRSNGNKIIRSIWKFWCMDVCNSSTM; from the exons ATGAAACTGAAGCTCATTGAACCACTCAAGCTTCTATCCAAAGACGAG ATTTGTGAGCTAGGAAGAATCTTGAATGTTCCCGTGGGATTCTTGAAGCGTCACCCATTCCCATGTCCAGGACTGGCTGTTAAAGTCTTGGGCAATCTAACTCAAGGAAATGCACTTGAG tcaTATATCCTCAGGTTGATGAGAGCTTTTGCAGTGTTCTTGCCTGTAAGATCAGTTGAAGTCCAAGGAGACAGGAGAACACATTCTCATGTTGTTGCTCTTCGGGCAGTTACAAGCCAAGACAGAATGACTGCAGATTG GTTCAATTTTGAGCACAAGCCTCGGAAAATCTGTAACAGCCTCCTTCAACGATCGAATGGGAATAAAATAATCAGATCAATTTGGAAATTTTGGTGTATGGATGTCTGCAATTCTTCGACCATGTAA
- the LOC108839217 gene encoding uncharacterized protein LOC108839217: MEKRRSPRSSKSPGTPIFPKSPLVYESYKSGCGWKLINFFDFRHVKSGNKRLSSQKKPIRDSAGNVYTKSQLDLLKRLHERCQCHDRIVEGENSCKPKTRRRSFSSEREDESYESKPVQGLLEREIKRIKNAKEETSLSEVEKTVEKAKQMDLKNGRDCKKKSSEINLQVCVNEAAETLISSKAEEKGKERSKQFMEALDILSSNKELFITLLQDPNSFSAKKGQDLERPHVKERRDKSPSIIADDLDNIVLLKPRLSSSVDDRKYLRFKHLTKKLKLVVGSNKDTEAAGDVSTSSVGYRSPESPVFRRKKRVESDVFKLSIEKDVSPRRFTVERQQERSDSSPVYEVPKALSSLQTKLKERRQRLEKRRESFKLWSLDKEDLEVFDPNTSLRTPVEDGLEEDSGVSSVSSVRNHRCLLSDSSVKRQEQEQPSPVSVLERIHMLDETVGPRNSYLTISLLSCAEEQIGLLSFDLLEKDSVHEFVKQLLQASRLNWTNLMARCNEETSLLDEFSHGNHNNDQLLLVLDYTDEILREIYRQDIKFWPFKPSQSSRVVNVPASFREEDLIHETLRRFDWSLLCCDTPKALDQVVEADLIKPSCLWLDCGGEAEGVVSDVVENIMQGLVLEISHELRTMQIRCMD; encoded by the exons ATGGAGAAAAGGAGATCACCAAGAAGCAGCAAGAGTCCTGGAACTCCAATTTTCCCTAAAAGCCCTCTTGTCTACGAGAGTTACAAGTCTGGTTGTGGTTGGAAATTGATTAACTTCTTCGATTTTAGACATGTTAAATCTGGTAATAAGAGACTGAGTTCACAGAAGAAACCCATCAGAGACTCTGCTG GGAATGTTTATACGAAAAGCCAGCTTGACTTGCTCAAGAGACTTCATGAGAGATGTCAGTGTCATGAT CGGATTGTGGAAGGAGAGAACTCATGTAAGCCTAAAACGAGGAGAAGATCCTTTAGTTCTGAAAGAGAAGACGAGAGCTATGAATCAAAACCTGTTCAGGGTTtactagagagagagataaagaggATCAAGAATGCAAAGGAGGAAACTTCTTTGAGTGAAGTTGAGAAGACAGTTGAGAAGGCTAAGCAAATGGATCTGAAGAATGGGAGAGATTGTAAAAAGAAGAGCTCAGAGATTAACCTTCAAGTTTGTGTGAATGAAGCTGCTGAAACATTGATCAGTTCCAAGGCAGAGGAGAAAGGGAAAGAGCGGTCTAAGCAGTTCATGGAAGCATTAGATATTCTAAGTTCCAACAAAGAGTTGTTCATTACACTCTTACAAGATCCTAACTCATTCTCAGCCAAAAAAGGTCAAGACTTAGAGAGACCTCATGTGAAGGAACGGCGTGATAAATCTCCTTCAATTATAGCTGATGATTTGGATAATATTGTTCTCTTGAAGCCTAGACTATCAAGCTCGGTTGACGATAGaaagtacttgagattcaaacaTCTAACCAAGAAGTTGAAGCTTGTTGTTGGATCTAACAAAGACACCGAGGCTGCTGGCGATGTTTCTACCAGTTCAGTTGGCTATAGAAGCCCGGAGTCACCAGTGTTTAGGCGCAAGAAACGAGTTGAGTCTGATGTCTTCAAGCTAAGCATTGAGAAGGATGTTTCGCCAAGGAGGTTCACAGTGGAAAGGCAACAGGAGAGATCAGATTCTTCACCGGTTTATGAAGTTCCTAAAGCACTGAGTAGCTTACAGACAAAACTCAAAGAGAGAAGACAGAGgctggagaagagaagagagagcttCAAGTTGTGGTCCTTGGACAAGGAGGACTTGGAGGTTTTCGATCCAAACACAAGCCTGAGAACTCCTGTAGAAGACGGACTAGAGGAAGATAGTGGAGTCAGTTCTGTAAGTTCTGTAAGAAACCATAGATGTCTCCTCTCTGAT TCTAGTGTAAAAAGACAGGAACAGGAGCAACCGAGTCCTGTCTCTGTACTAGAGAGGATTCATATGTTAGACGAAACAGTTGGCCCCAGAAACAGTTA TCTCACTATTTCTTTACTTTCATGCGCAGAAGAGCAGATTGGATTGTTATCTTTTGATCTTCTCGAGAAAGACTCTGTTCATGAGTTTGTGAAGCAACTTCTCCAAGCTTCAAGACTGAACTGGACCAATCTTATGGCGAGATGCAACGAAGAAACATCACTGCTAGACGAATTCTCGCACGGCAATCACAACAACGACcagcttcttcttgttcttgactACACAGACGAGATTCTCCGAGAGATTTACCGTCAAGATATCAAGTTTTGGCCTTTCAAGCCGTCTCAGAGCTCGAGAGTGGTCAATGTACCAGCTTCCTTTAGAGAGGAAGATCTGATACACGAGACGTTGAGACGTTTTGACTGGAGTTTACTCTGCTGTGACACTCCAAAAGCATTGGATCAGGTCGTTGAGGCTGATCTGATAAAGCCATCATGTCTTTGGTTGGATTGTGGTGGTGAAGCTGAAGGTGTTGTCTCTGATGTCGTTGAAAATATTATGCAAGGGTTGGTGCTTGAGATATCTCATGAGCTAAGAACAATGCAGATTAGGTGTATGGATTAA